The genomic stretch AAGCATCCACACCCTGATCAAGCTTTCCAAGCCCTGTTTGGTCACCCTGAAACAATTTAAATTGTAGTTTATGTAAGGTTATGAGCAATCAAGATTCATCGCTTTCGAAAGAACAGCAAAAACTTTTAAATGCATTTAAAAAACAGATCTTAAAGCCTCAACCCATCAAACCGCAACAGCCTGAGCCGATTCACGCTCAGGCTGATCAGCAAGATGATGTTGAAAATGAAGCTGATCTATTTAAACAAGCCGTTCGAGGCGTTCAGGCTTTCGAACGGCCAAATTTTGCCAAAATAGAAAAACCACAGCGAACGAAACCCACAGCTAAAATTTTAGCTAAGCGTGCCGCAGCTGAAGGCCCACTTGAAACAGATCACGCAGCACTTTCTGATACCCAAGCGATGCTCAATCCTGTCGCCAGTCAGGCCAAACTGAGTTATCGTATTGGAACCTTACAGCACAAAGTATTTGAAGATTTAAAAGCCGGTAATTTACGTTGGTTTGAAGCAGTCGATTTACATGGTTGTACGGTTGAAGATGCGCGCAGTGCTGTATTGCAAATTATTCAAATTGCAAAAGATGAAAATCAAAATGTCCTTAAAA from Acinetobacter pullicarnis encodes the following:
- a CDS encoding Smr/MutS family protein, whose translation is MSNQDSSLSKEQQKLLNAFKKQILKPQPIKPQQPEPIHAQADQQDDVENEADLFKQAVRGVQAFERPNFAKIEKPQRTKPTAKILAKRAAAEGPLETDHAALSDTQAMLNPVASQAKLSYRIGTLQHKVFEDLKAGNLRWFEAVDLHGCTVEDARSAVLQIIQIAKDENQNVLKIVHGKGPEAILKTYVNGWLRQHRDVLAFVSAPENQGGTGAVLVLLKRAEKNPKFKQ